Part of the Nostoc sp. ATCC 53789 genome, ATGATGGGGAATCAAACAGTCAAAATTATGAATTTTCTCATGTTTCAGAATCGCCACAAGTTTTTGCTAAACACCTTCCTTCACCGAGAGGCTTTGCTAATGGTGGAGAAGTCACTCCACCCGACATATCTAGAGAAATACAACCGATAACTGAAACCATAGAGAGTGTATCCTCATCTTCTCTAGGAGATGAAAAAGATGATACAGCTGATTTGGAAGCTCTAGCTCGTGAAATTTATCACAGATTACGACAACGGATAGAAATTGAACGAGAGCGTCATGGCGGTTACTCCGGTCGATTACCTTGGTAAATTTTCATTCAATAATTAATTTTAGGAGAAATATTCAAATGGCAAGTCCAGCAATTATTGTTATTCAAAAGCTTAAACCACAACTTGAGAAAGCCAAACTTGTAGCTTATAACAATGAAGCGCCAGATATTGAATTAATGTTTAATCCTACAGATATTAGTTTTGCTCGGACTGTTAAGTGGGAAAGTAAGGATGGGAATAGAGGAACCACTCTACTTCCGAAAGTAAACTTTTCTGGCGTTGAACCTTACAAATTCACCCTTAAACAGTTACTCTATGATACTTATGAAACGAAAGAGTCGGTGATGAAAAAGTACATAGATAACATTAAAAAAGGTGTAGAAACTATCAGTAAAGCAACTGATAAACGACCACCTGTTTATATATTTACATGGGGAGATGAATATTTTTATTGTGTAATCACGAGTTTAACATACACTTTAAATATGTTTTTGAGTGATGGTACACCAGTCAGGGCACTGGTAGATATAGCCTTGCAAGAAGTAGATAAAAATAACCTGCCTGGAGGACGTAAATCTGATTCTAAAGGCAACGCTCGTGCAACAGATAAAAAGGGTCAAAAGCTGAGTAAGTAAAAGATATAAAGTAATAAATTAGTATTTACTTTGTCATTAAAGGCTGCTCTAAACATTTTATAAATTATCAAATAATAGTTATGCCTCCTAAAAAAAGCCTTTATTTAAGCGAACCTAAAATACAGATAGATGGACAACCTGCTTCTCCTGAATTAATGAAGGATTTGTTGCAAATCACAATAGAAGAAAGCCTTCATTTACCAGCAATGTTTACGCTAGTAATCCATAATAGCTATATTCCCACATCTGACCGACCAGAAAATAAGGCTTGGCGACATGAGCAGTTGTTTAGAATTGGCAAAAAAGTGAAGTTGGGTTTTACTTCGAGTACTACTCTAGATAATAATTTTCAAGATGAGGTAGAAAAAATCCTAATTGAAGGCGAAATTACCGCGATGGAAGTTCACTTCAATGAAAAATCTGAAGCTGATATCATTGTTCGTGGTTATGATATTTCTCATCGTCTTCACAGAGGTCGTTATAATCGTTCTTTTTTGAATGAAACTGATAGTGATATAGTCAAAAAAATAGTTCAGGAAGTAGGTATAAGACCTGGCAATATTGATTCAACAGGCGAAGTTAATAAGTATGTTTTTCAAGAAAACCAAACTAATATGGAGTTTCTACGGGAAAGGGCAGCCCGTAACGGTTTTGAACTATTTATTACAGAGGATAAGATCAATTTTTGTAAACCAAAAGTTCAGGAATCTCTAGCATTAGAATGGCTAGATGATATTAGTAAATTTAGTACCCGCGTCACCAGTGCTGAACAGGTGAGTTCTGTGGAAGTACGTGCCTGGGACTATACTCAGAAAAAATTGATTAGCCAAACAGCTAACAAAGAAAAGCAAGTAACCGAGACAGGTAATCAGCTAGGAAGTAGTACCAGTACTGCATTTTCTAATCTTAAGTCTCCCAAAATGATTGTTGTAGATAAGCCTGTCGCCAGTCAAAAGCAAGCAAAAGCTATGGCTCAGGCTTTATGTGATGAATTGGGAGGAGAATTTGTTTATGCAGATGCTAAAGCAGCAGGGAATCCTGAGATTCGTCCTGGACGAGTTGTTAAGCTTCAGGGTATGGGCGATCGCTATAGTGGTAAGTATTATGTTACAGAAACCCGCCATTTCTTTAATCAGCGCGTTTATGAAACTGAGTTCAGCGTGCGGGGACTACGTTCTGGTAACTTATTCACAACCCTATCTCCAGAAAAACGTCTACAGCCATCTGAGACTTTATTAGTGGGAATTGTGACTGATAATAAAGACCCAGAGAAAATGGGCAGAGTGAAGGTCAAGTTTCCCACTCTCACAGAAGACCATACAAGTGACTGGGCGAGAGTTGTAGCTGTGGGAGCAGGCCCAAACAGAGGTTTTGACTGTTTACCAGAGGTAAACGATGAAGTTTTGGTAGGTTTTGAACATGGCGATATCCATCGTCCCTATGTCATTGGCGGGGTATGGAACGGGAAAGATGCACCACCGGAAAAGGTGAGTGATTCGGTTACAGGTGGTGTCAGATTACGCACAATTAAAACTCGTGTTGGTCATGTTCTACAGTTTGTTGAAGAGGATAAAGGAAGTAGTAAAAAAGGTATTCGCGTAGAAACCACAGGCGGTCACAAAATATATCTCAATGATAGCGATCGCTGCATAGAGATTGAAACCACAGGTGGTCATAAAATCAAAATGGACGATATGGGTAAATCTGTTTCAGTGAAATCAACAGGTAATATGTCAT contains:
- a CDS encoding VgrG-related protein, which translates into the protein MPPKKSLYLSEPKIQIDGQPASPELMKDLLQITIEESLHLPAMFTLVIHNSYIPTSDRPENKAWRHEQLFRIGKKVKLGFTSSTTLDNNFQDEVEKILIEGEITAMEVHFNEKSEADIIVRGYDISHRLHRGRYNRSFLNETDSDIVKKIVQEVGIRPGNIDSTGEVNKYVFQENQTNMEFLRERAARNGFELFITEDKINFCKPKVQESLALEWLDDISKFSTRVTSAEQVSSVEVRAWDYTQKKLISQTANKEKQVTETGNQLGSSTSTAFSNLKSPKMIVVDKPVASQKQAKAMAQALCDELGGEFVYADAKAAGNPEIRPGRVVKLQGMGDRYSGKYYVTETRHFFNQRVYETEFSVRGLRSGNLFTTLSPEKRLQPSETLLVGIVTDNKDPEKMGRVKVKFPTLTEDHTSDWARVVAVGAGPNRGFDCLPEVNDEVLVGFEHGDIHRPYVIGGVWNGKDAPPEKVSDSVTGGVRLRTIKTRVGHVLQFVEEDKGSSKKGIRVETTGGHKIYLNDSDRCIEIETTGGHKIKMDDMGKSVSVKSTGNMSLDAAGNIDITANGVITVKGAMIRLN